In the Phycisphaerae bacterium genome, one interval contains:
- a CDS encoding 6-phosphofructokinase, translating into MLQPTMGIIVGGGPAPGINGVIGAAAIEAVNNGLKVVGFYDGFSYLAGEEFDPDQHSVDLSIRDVGRIHFDGGSILRTARTSLLDIEALKSSTVARPDMPRVVRVYERLRQRGVTHLLTIGGDDTALSARFVADHSGGRIRVVHVPKTIDNDLPLPGDTPTFGFTTARHLGSTIIANLMEDSRTTKRWYIVVTMGRNAGHLALGIGKAAGATMTLIPEEFGESTSIRAIADHIEGAILKRRTMGRQDGVAVLAEGLAYKLGDREELSRILGREVPVDAAGHPRLSEVPLARIITDELQRRFRERGDKLTLVAHTLGYELRCARPTTFDMGYTRDLGHGGVRLLLDSTRDLPPGVMVALKEGNLQPVAFEDMVDPHSNRTRVRYVDLTSYSYSVARAYMIRLERNDFESPTMLAAIAAEAGLTPHQFRQRYAHVVEARTLTVSDRGGRARDVVAPCGPIPNQAS; encoded by the coding sequence ATGCTCCAACCAACAATGGGCATTATCGTCGGCGGCGGGCCCGCCCCGGGCATCAACGGCGTCATCGGTGCCGCCGCCATCGAGGCTGTCAACAATGGCTTGAAAGTCGTCGGCTTCTACGACGGGTTCAGCTACCTCGCCGGCGAGGAGTTCGATCCCGACCAGCATTCCGTCGACTTGAGCATCCGAGACGTCGGGCGAATCCACTTCGACGGTGGCTCGATTCTCCGCACTGCTCGAACGAGCCTGCTCGATATCGAGGCGCTGAAGTCCTCCACAGTAGCCAGGCCCGACATGCCCCGCGTCGTTCGCGTTTACGAACGCCTTCGGCAGCGCGGCGTCACCCACCTGCTCACCATCGGCGGCGACGATACCGCGCTGAGCGCCCGCTTCGTGGCCGACCACTCCGGCGGGCGCATTCGCGTCGTTCACGTTCCCAAGACCATCGACAACGACCTCCCCCTTCCGGGTGATACACCAACGTTCGGATTCACCACAGCACGCCACTTGGGCTCGACGATCATCGCCAACCTCATGGAAGACTCCCGAACGACGAAGCGTTGGTACATCGTCGTCACCATGGGTCGCAACGCAGGCCACCTGGCGCTGGGAATCGGCAAGGCTGCTGGGGCCACCATGACCCTTATTCCGGAGGAATTCGGGGAATCCACGAGCATTCGCGCCATCGCCGATCACATCGAGGGCGCCATCCTCAAGCGCCGCACAATGGGCCGTCAGGATGGTGTTGCTGTACTGGCCGAAGGGCTTGCCTACAAGCTGGGGGATCGCGAAGAACTTTCCCGGATTCTCGGGCGGGAGGTTCCCGTTGACGCCGCCGGACATCCCCGGCTTTCGGAGGTTCCCCTGGCCAGGATCATTACCGACGAGCTCCAGCGCCGCTTCCGGGAGCGCGGGGACAAGCTGACCCTCGTCGCCCACACCCTGGGCTATGAGCTCCGCTGTGCCCGTCCGACGACTTTTGATATGGGCTACACACGCGACCTGGGCCACGGCGGGGTGCGCCTCCTCCTGGACTCCACGCGCGATCTGCCGCCGGGCGTCATGGTTGCGCTCAAGGAGGGTAATCTGCAGCCCGTGGCCTTCGAGGACATGGTGGACCCCCATTCCAACCGCACGCGCGTCCGCTATGTCGATTTGACGAGCTACAGCTACAGTGTTGCCCGCGCCTACATGATCCGCCTCGAGAGAAATGACTTCGAGTCGCCGACCATGCTCGCCGCCATCGCCGCTGAGGCGGGACTGACCCCCCACCAATTCCGCCAGCGCTACGCCCACGTCGTGGAGGCCAGAACGCTGACGGTCAGCGACCGCGGTGGCCGCGCTCGCGACGTCGTCGCCCCGTGCGGACCCATTCCCAACCAAGCATCGTAG
- the coaD gene encoding pantetheine-phosphate adenylyltransferase, whose amino-acid sequence MFDPVTHGHLDIIRRASRLYPHLIVAIGDNPTKTAVFSQEERREMVAKHAGDLANVEVRTFLGLTVEFAKQMDAGVILRGIRDTVDLHAELEIAMTNRIIGDIETVFLMTSGQHVLTSSTLIKQIVEIGSYDPEHLARLVPLDVARRLEERLRKRGTRHDNAMDES is encoded by the coding sequence ATGTTTGACCCGGTGACCCACGGCCACCTGGACATCATCCGCCGCGCGTCCCGGCTCTACCCGCACCTTATCGTGGCGATTGGCGACAACCCCACCAAGACCGCAGTCTTTTCGCAGGAGGAACGACGGGAAATGGTGGCCAAGCACGCGGGCGACCTGGCCAACGTCGAGGTCCGTACGTTTCTTGGGCTGACGGTGGAGTTTGCGAAGCAGATGGACGCGGGAGTGATCCTGCGCGGCATTCGGGACACGGTTGATCTCCACGCCGAACTGGAGATCGCCATGACCAACCGAATCATCGGGGACATCGAGACGGTGTTCCTGATGACCAGCGGGCAGCACGTGCTCACGTCGAGCACGCTCATCAAGCAGATCGTGGAGATCGGGAGTTACGATCCGGAGCACCTCGCCCGGCTTGTACCGCTGGATGTTGCCCGGCGGCTCGAAGAACGCCTGCGAAAACGCGGGACGCGCCACGACAATGCCATGGATGAATCCTGA
- a CDS encoding dihydroorotate dehydrogenase — protein MNPKRPSGSGIDLSVDLAGVRLPNPVMTASGTSGYGAEYARFANTDQLGAFVTKAVSPEPRRGNPPERTVETRGGMLNAIGLANVGLDEFIREKLPFWEGNSTPVIVNVVGHTVEDYQAVCRRLDPIERIAGLELNVSCPNVVDGLEFGTDPARLEKFVRAVRPTVQRAKLIVKLSPNVTDIAACAAAAISGGAEVLSVINTLTGMAINVETKRPMLANRTGGLSGPAIKPVALFMVHRVFSKVAKDAGVPIIGMGGIMDWRDAAEFLLAGASAVAVGTALFIHPDTPARICEGLSDYLRRHGHVRLGDIVGGVL, from the coding sequence ATGAACCCGAAGAGACCATCAGGTTCCGGGATCGACTTGTCCGTTGATCTTGCCGGCGTGCGTTTGCCCAATCCCGTGATGACGGCGTCGGGCACAAGCGGCTACGGAGCCGAGTACGCACGTTTCGCCAACACCGATCAACTCGGTGCCTTCGTCACCAAGGCCGTCTCGCCGGAACCCCGGCGCGGCAATCCGCCGGAACGCACCGTCGAGACCCGGGGAGGCATGCTCAACGCCATCGGCCTGGCCAACGTCGGACTCGACGAGTTCATTCGCGAGAAGCTGCCCTTCTGGGAGGGCAACTCCACGCCAGTCATCGTAAACGTCGTCGGCCACACCGTGGAGGACTACCAGGCGGTCTGCCGACGCCTTGACCCAATCGAGCGTATCGCCGGCCTGGAACTGAATGTCTCCTGCCCGAATGTCGTTGATGGACTGGAATTCGGGACCGATCCCGCTCGCCTGGAGAAATTCGTGCGAGCCGTCAGGCCGACCGTCCAGCGGGCCAAACTCATCGTCAAGCTCTCGCCCAACGTAACGGACATCGCCGCTTGCGCGGCCGCGGCGATTTCCGGCGGCGCCGAGGTTCTTTCGGTCATCAATACGCTCACGGGCATGGCCATTAACGTGGAGACGAAGCGTCCCATGCTGGCGAACCGAACCGGAGGCCTGTCCGGCCCCGCGATCAAACCTGTCGCCCTCTTCATGGTTCATCGCGTATTCAGCAAGGTCGCCAAGGATGCGGGCGTCCCCATCATCGGGATGGGTGGAATCATGGACTGGCGGGACGCGGCGGAATTCCTGCTGGCCGGCGCCAGTGCCGTGGCCGTGGGGACCGCACTGTTCATCCACCCCGATACGCCGGCGCGAATCTGCGAAGGACTCTCCGATTACTTGCGCCGTCACGGGCACGTTCGCCTGGGCGATATCGTCGGCGGCGTCCTCTGA
- a CDS encoding twin-arginine translocase subunit TatC has protein sequence MSRGPDPASQEQVGHGNEDDFGLRMSIGDHLEELRTRLILSLLGIGAGAGLALLFGREILVIILRPLLVVQYENGMAPGLQVLSPTSAFSAYLRISILTGLILAMPWVLYQLWQFISAGLYRHERRFVKLLMPASVGLFVVGVAFLYFIVLPMLLQFFIQFNRGFDLPDLHSGPLARLLFDTEQEAPPGEAEAAPVVVPILRDDPQNPQSGSIWFNGTTRRLMVQAPSGLLSTEPLLPPRLTSIHSQFALDEYIAFVLTLALAFGLTFETPIVVFFLSWSGLVRRQTLASARRYVLLGIVVLAAILTPPDVMSQMMLAVPMYALFEIGLWAARWNEYRQAKQQSS, from the coding sequence ATGTCTCGTGGACCGGACCCTGCCAGCCAAGAACAAGTCGGCCACGGCAATGAGGACGATTTCGGCCTGCGCATGTCCATCGGGGATCACCTTGAGGAGCTCCGCACCCGACTGATACTGTCACTGCTGGGAATCGGGGCCGGAGCGGGCCTCGCACTGCTATTCGGCAGGGAAATCCTGGTCATCATTCTCCGTCCGCTGCTCGTCGTCCAATATGAAAACGGCATGGCCCCCGGTCTCCAGGTGCTCTCGCCCACGAGCGCCTTCAGCGCATACCTGCGAATCAGTATTCTCACCGGACTGATCCTGGCCATGCCCTGGGTTCTTTATCAGCTCTGGCAGTTCATTTCGGCCGGGCTTTACCGCCACGAGCGGCGCTTCGTAAAACTGCTGATGCCGGCGTCCGTCGGGCTCTTCGTAGTGGGTGTGGCGTTCCTCTACTTCATCGTTCTGCCAATGCTGCTGCAGTTCTTCATCCAGTTTAACCGCGGATTCGACCTTCCTGACCTTCACAGCGGACCGCTCGCCCGCCTCCTGTTCGATACCGAACAGGAGGCGCCGCCGGGCGAGGCGGAGGCAGCGCCGGTCGTTGTTCCCATACTGCGCGATGATCCGCAGAACCCGCAATCCGGTTCCATTTGGTTCAACGGCACGACGCGCCGGCTGATGGTGCAGGCACCTTCCGGCCTGTTGTCCACGGAGCCGCTTCTTCCACCGAGGCTGACCAGCATTCACAGCCAGTTTGCCCTCGACGAGTACATCGCCTTCGTACTGACGCTCGCCCTGGCGTTCGGGCTGACGTTCGAAACGCCCATCGTCGTGTTCTTCTTGTCCTGGAGCGGGTTGGTGCGGCGTCAGACGCTGGCCTCGGCGCGGCGATACGTTCTGTTGGGTATCGTCGTTTTGGCCGCGATTCTCACTCCACCCGATGTCATGAGCCAGATGATGCTCGCCGTGCCCATGTATGCCCTGTTCGAGATCGGCCTGTGGGCTGCGCGATGGAACGAATACCGGCAGGCCAAGCAGCAGTCGTCTTAG
- a CDS encoding tetratricopeptide repeat protein, with protein sequence MYEQHETNAARSRASATYGAKSNGEEHSHVRAAPERQSGWLRTIPPIVVAFCTGAVFLPVLLAGFVFWDDYALLVANTRYQHLSQGGLAWMFTTSFAGHWQPLTWLSFWLDYQIAGVSALMFHLSNLVLHIVNAVLFYFVAERLLNWGKLHDRQNPAYPRLLAGCFAALFFSLHPLRVESVAWIAERRDVLSGAFFLLAILAWLQFVEATGQSRAHHTNGTSASERSTSNTTRSSSASSLVFWYGLGLASFALSLGAKASGAMLPVVLLVMDIWPFRRTTCTGKTRMGCWSRLLLEKLPFFGLGIAAGWRALIAQDRGGALYDLSHHGVLDRVAQAIHGLAFYLNKTVAPFGLGPLYEIPADSGLFGGDLIATLVVLAFVVIAVAFLSRRRPAIGIAFLCYVVLIGPVLGFFQSGPQFVADRYSYLATMPLALLAGGGLLQFMRTRSWQGSSRTRAIVSLIMVAILVGLGHLSMAQTAYWDNALALWSRGVAVSPESPVVHTNLADAYARFGQEGIEPAIRHYEIALSLNPKDVVALDHLGRVLERQGRSVDAAQLYARALSIDPTREQAALALGQILAASGRGAQAAEVWREGLQHHPDSLELMDALADLLATYPDQNIRNGAEAVRLAEIASAARGDQDPFALVRLATAWAQLGKFDMAVRVAEKAMTLGPADDAGFRREVRYRIGLFTAGKHYVAPGGTEPVPRQGLP encoded by the coding sequence ATGTACGAACAGCATGAGACGAATGCAGCGCGCTCCAGAGCGAGCGCAACCTACGGCGCAAAATCGAACGGAGAGGAACACTCTCACGTTCGGGCTGCGCCGGAACGCCAATCCGGTTGGCTGCGCACCATCCCGCCGATCGTCGTCGCATTCTGTACGGGCGCCGTATTCCTACCGGTGCTCCTGGCAGGTTTCGTGTTCTGGGATGACTACGCACTTCTGGTTGCGAACACGCGCTATCAGCACCTATCGCAGGGTGGTCTGGCCTGGATGTTCACGACGTCCTTTGCCGGTCACTGGCAGCCGCTGACCTGGCTGAGCTTCTGGTTGGACTACCAGATCGCGGGCGTCAGCGCTCTCATGTTTCACTTATCCAACCTGGTTCTCCATATTGTCAACGCAGTACTCTTCTACTTTGTAGCGGAGAGGCTTCTCAACTGGGGCAAACTGCATGATCGGCAGAATCCCGCTTATCCGCGTCTGCTTGCGGGCTGCTTCGCGGCGCTTTTCTTCTCACTTCATCCCTTGCGTGTGGAGTCTGTTGCCTGGATAGCTGAACGGCGCGACGTACTCAGCGGAGCGTTTTTCCTCCTGGCAATATTGGCGTGGCTTCAATTTGTCGAAGCGACCGGCCAATCCCGCGCCCACCATACAAATGGCACTTCGGCATCGGAACGGTCGACATCGAACACAACTCGTTCGTCGAGCGCCTCGTCGCTCGTATTCTGGTACGGCTTAGGCCTGGCGTCGTTTGCCCTCTCACTGGGGGCCAAGGCGTCCGGCGCCATGCTGCCTGTCGTATTGCTCGTGATGGACATCTGGCCGTTCAGGCGGACAACGTGTACGGGCAAGACTCGAATGGGCTGCTGGAGCCGCCTTCTCCTGGAAAAACTCCCGTTCTTCGGTCTCGGCATCGCGGCCGGATGGCGAGCATTGATCGCTCAGGACCGAGGAGGTGCCCTCTACGATCTGTCCCATCACGGCGTGCTGGATCGTGTCGCCCAAGCCATCCACGGGCTTGCGTTCTACCTGAACAAGACCGTGGCACCCTTCGGTCTGGGACCGCTTTACGAAATCCCGGCGGACAGCGGACTCTTCGGAGGCGATTTGATTGCCACCTTGGTTGTCCTCGCCTTTGTCGTCATCGCCGTCGCGTTTCTCTCTCGGCGACGGCCGGCCATTGGCATTGCATTTCTCTGTTACGTTGTGCTGATTGGCCCTGTGCTGGGGTTCTTCCAGAGCGGCCCGCAATTCGTGGCCGACCGATACAGCTACCTCGCCACCATGCCGCTGGCACTCTTGGCGGGAGGCGGTCTCCTGCAATTCATGCGGACCCGCTCATGGCAAGGGTCGAGTCGCACACGAGCCATTGTATCCCTGATCATGGTCGCGATCCTGGTGGGATTGGGCCATCTCAGCATGGCGCAGACGGCCTACTGGGATAACGCACTTGCTCTCTGGAGCCGGGGCGTGGCGGTTTCTCCCGAGAGCCCCGTTGTGCATACCAACCTGGCCGATGCGTACGCCCGCTTTGGACAGGAGGGGATCGAGCCAGCGATTCGACATTACGAAATCGCACTGAGCCTCAATCCCAAGGACGTTGTCGCCCTTGATCATCTGGGTCGAGTGCTGGAACGACAGGGACGATCTGTTGACGCCGCTCAACTGTATGCCAGGGCTCTTTCGATCGACCCCACGCGAGAGCAGGCAGCGCTGGCGTTGGGGCAGATTCTGGCAGCGTCCGGGCGCGGAGCTCAGGCGGCCGAGGTGTGGAGGGAGGGGCTGCAGCATCATCCCGATTCTCTTGAACTGATGGACGCTCTTGCAGACCTCCTGGCGACCTACCCGGATCAGAACATTCGAAACGGTGCGGAAGCCGTCCGGCTGGCTGAGATTGCCAGCGCCGCCAGGGGGGATCAAGATCCTTTTGCACTGGTCCGTCTCGCGACCGCCTGGGCGCAGCTTGGCAAATTTGACATGGCAGTCCGGGTGGCGGAGAAGGCCATGACACTTGGACCTGCCGACGACGCCGGGTTTCGGCGTGAAGTTCGGTACCGAATCGGGCTTTTCACGGCTGGCAAGCACTATGTCGCACCGGGGGGCACCGAACCGGTCCCTCGCCAGGGCCTTCCGTAG
- the ispE gene encoding 4-(cytidine 5'-diphospho)-2-C-methyl-D-erythritol kinase, whose protein sequence is MIQARVEGARGAKTASAATCAKINLTLDVLGKRSDGYHELDSVVIGVGLFDELHLSQTADSDFQFACEHAELATEDNLVVRAVRLVERVIPGSARSDPTRPESPTAGRQLRLEKRIPVGGGLGGGSGNAAGTLALLNRAMEMNWSCARLGELGAELGSDVPLFFHLPAARVRGRGERVEPVNMAWSGWVLLVHVACNVSTAAVYAALRPEHYKGRERPDPAAIARVRSSSELMAVCRNDLEPAVARVAPRVAAVQCCLRDWEMGTFRISGAGSVLYHLFDDEASAQHAAKRVQERDPSLCTYVVPAPVGMRLDS, encoded by the coding sequence ATGATTCAAGCCCGAGTCGAAGGCGCACGCGGCGCGAAAACCGCATCCGCAGCCACCTGTGCAAAAATCAATCTCACGCTTGACGTCCTGGGCAAGCGCAGTGACGGTTACCACGAATTGGATTCCGTGGTCATCGGGGTGGGGCTTTTCGATGAATTGCACCTCTCCCAAACAGCCGACAGCGACTTTCAATTCGCCTGCGAGCATGCTGAACTGGCAACCGAGGACAATCTCGTGGTGCGAGCAGTCCGGCTGGTGGAACGGGTGATTCCCGGCAGTGCCAGGAGTGACCCGACCCGCCCTGAATCACCGACGGCCGGTCGGCAGCTTCGTCTCGAGAAGCGGATTCCAGTCGGCGGCGGGCTTGGTGGTGGGAGCGGCAACGCCGCCGGTACGCTTGCGCTGCTTAACAGGGCGATGGAGATGAACTGGAGTTGCGCCAGGCTCGGCGAACTCGGCGCGGAACTCGGATCAGACGTTCCGCTGTTCTTTCACCTTCCGGCGGCGCGGGTGCGAGGGAGGGGCGAACGCGTCGAACCAGTGAATATGGCGTGGTCAGGTTGGGTACTGCTCGTTCATGTCGCCTGCAATGTATCCACGGCTGCCGTCTACGCAGCACTTCGCCCTGAGCACTACAAAGGGCGAGAGCGTCCCGATCCTGCCGCGATCGCGCGGGTACGCTCCTCCAGCGAACTCATGGCCGTCTGCCGTAACGACCTCGAGCCAGCCGTAGCGCGCGTCGCTCCGCGTGTCGCCGCGGTTCAGTGTTGCCTCAGGGACTGGGAGATGGGTACCTTTCGGATCAGCGGAGCCGGATCCGTGCTGTATCACCTTTTCGACGACGAGGCGTCGGCCCAACATGCCGCGAAGCGGGTCCAGGAAAGAGACCCTTCGCTCTGCACTTACGTCGTGCCGGCGCCCGTGGGAATGCGTTTGGACTCTTGA
- a CDS encoding septation protein SpoVG family protein, with product MEITDVQIRLVRRPTDRLRAFCNVTFDDEFVIRDMKIVDGANGLFVAMPSRKVNAGEGDVDNEGRQRQYRDIAHPITTAFREKLQERVLDAYEDEMAAAKAHGSYEYSDESDEEFEGATPKAPARGNGGRGSAPRRSTGTGGGGSKGDRQPTEYDELIAGLRGRPAGGEGRRDHGGRPTGESRGRDVGSRGERGGKDQRGRGTGNRRGQSSEEGHRGERREAPSRRPRRDEQAAPATGRRSSNPPPPAPEPIDLTEPDHGVETEAEIEGFGAGILGDASEPSQQASKGTSGRGQSPKRTPKPAGRSSESQTPPPPPADEVRIEDTAEVEETDDAREDTQAFGAGIL from the coding sequence ATGGAAATCACCGATGTTCAGATCAGACTTGTTCGCCGTCCGACCGACCGCCTACGGGCCTTCTGTAACGTGACCTTCGACGATGAATTCGTCATTCGCGACATGAAGATCGTTGACGGCGCGAACGGGCTTTTTGTGGCCATGCCTTCCCGCAAGGTCAACGCCGGCGAGGGCGACGTGGACAACGAAGGCCGTCAGCGGCAGTACCGCGATATCGCCCATCCGATTACGACCGCATTTCGGGAGAAACTGCAGGAGCGCGTGCTCGACGCCTACGAGGATGAGATGGCCGCGGCCAAGGCTCACGGCAGCTATGAGTACTCGGACGAAAGCGACGAGGAATTCGAGGGTGCCACGCCGAAAGCTCCGGCGCGGGGGAACGGCGGGCGTGGATCGGCGCCTCGGCGAAGCACGGGAACCGGCGGCGGCGGGTCGAAGGGTGATCGCCAGCCCACGGAGTATGATGAGCTGATCGCCGGACTCCGCGGCCGGCCGGCCGGCGGCGAAGGTCGGCGCGATCATGGCGGACGTCCCACAGGAGAATCACGTGGGCGCGACGTCGGTTCGCGCGGCGAGCGCGGCGGTAAGGACCAGCGCGGCCGAGGAACCGGTAATCGGCGCGGCCAGAGCTCCGAGGAAGGTCATCGGGGAGAGCGCCGCGAAGCGCCGTCGAGGCGGCCTCGCAGGGATGAACAGGCTGCACCGGCGACCGGTCGGCGATCCTCGAATCCACCTCCACCGGCACCGGAGCCGATCGATCTGACAGAGCCGGATCACGGAGTGGAGACCGAAGCGGAGATCGAGGGATTCGGCGCGGGCATTCTCGGGGATGCATCGGAGCCGTCCCAGCAGGCGTCCAAGGGCACGAGCGGGCGGGGTCAGAGCCCGAAGCGTACGCCAAAGCCGGCAGGCCGATCGAGCGAATCTCAAACGCCACCTCCTCCGCCGGCCGATGAAGTGAGAATCGAAGACACGGCCGAGGTCGAGGAAACGGACGATGCCCGTGAAGATACGCAGGCATTCGGTGCAGGGATTCTCTAG
- a CDS encoding glycine--tRNA ligase, whose protein sequence is MEKIVALCRRRGFIFGSSEIYGGIGGFWDYGPLGVELKRNIKDAWWKDMVHTPPPGPNGREYQMVGVDCSIIMNPKVWEASGHVGGFRDPMVTCKTEGCKGLFRADQLESTPCPLKPSMNAGAFEKCSLTEPRAFNLMFETFVGALQDATSKAYLRPETAQGIFANFKNVMDTSRVKIPFGIAQVGKAFRNEINPRNYTFRSREFEQMEIEFFCRPSESMEWYEFWRDTRIKWYESLGIKSDKLRPRQQDKDELAHYSKACTDIEYLFPFSEEPQELEGVAHRGSFDLNQHGEFSRGDKEAFAVVDDETKEKFTPHVVEPSAGADRFTLAVLCEAYSFDESRASPEFMKFHPRLAPIKAAIFPLVAKDGLPEIAEPIYREIRRHMPCQYDPKQSIGKRYARMDEAGTPFCFTIDGQTKEDGTVTVRNRDDASQERISREGVLRYLHERLGL, encoded by the coding sequence ATGGAGAAGATCGTCGCCCTGTGCCGCCGCCGAGGGTTCATCTTCGGCAGCAGCGAGATCTACGGCGGCATTGGCGGCTTTTGGGACTACGGCCCGCTCGGCGTCGAGCTCAAGCGAAACATCAAGGACGCCTGGTGGAAGGACATGGTCCACACCCCCCCGCCGGGTCCCAACGGCCGGGAGTACCAGATGGTCGGCGTGGACTGCTCGATCATCATGAACCCCAAGGTGTGGGAGGCCAGCGGGCACGTGGGGGGATTTCGTGATCCGATGGTCACTTGCAAGACTGAAGGCTGCAAAGGGCTCTTTCGCGCGGACCAACTCGAGAGTACGCCTTGTCCGCTGAAGCCGAGTATGAATGCAGGTGCTTTCGAAAAGTGCAGCCTCACGGAACCCCGCGCCTTCAACCTTATGTTCGAGACCTTTGTCGGTGCGCTGCAAGACGCCACCAGCAAGGCCTACCTCCGCCCCGAAACGGCCCAGGGCATCTTCGCCAACTTCAAGAACGTGATGGACACGTCGCGGGTGAAAATTCCCTTCGGCATCGCCCAGGTGGGCAAGGCCTTCCGCAACGAAATCAACCCACGCAATTACACCTTCCGCTCCCGGGAGTTCGAGCAGATGGAGATCGAATTCTTCTGCCGGCCGAGCGAATCGATGGAGTGGTACGAGTTCTGGCGGGACACGCGGATCAAGTGGTATGAGTCGTTGGGCATCAAAAGCGACAAGCTTCGGCCGCGGCAGCAGGACAAGGACGAGCTGGCCCACTACAGCAAGGCCTGTACGGACATCGAGTACCTATTCCCCTTCTCCGAGGAGCCACAGGAGCTAGAAGGTGTCGCGCATCGCGGATCATTCGACTTGAACCAGCACGGAGAATTCTCGCGCGGAGACAAAGAGGCCTTCGCGGTCGTGGACGACGAGACCAAGGAGAAGTTCACACCGCACGTCGTGGAGCCTTCGGCCGGTGCCGATCGTTTCACGCTGGCGGTGCTCTGCGAGGCGTACAGCTTCGATGAGTCGCGGGCCAGCCCGGAGTTCATGAAGTTCCATCCGCGGCTGGCGCCGATCAAGGCAGCCATCTTTCCGCTGGTGGCCAAGGATGGGCTGCCGGAAATCGCCGAGCCGATCTACCGCGAGATTCGCAGGCACATGCCCTGCCAGTACGACCCCAAGCAGTCCATCGGCAAGCGTTACGCGCGCATGGACGAGGCCGGCACGCCCTTCTGCTTCACCATCGACGGCCAGACCAAGGAGGACGGCACGGTCACGGTCCGCAACCGCGACGACGCGAGTCAGGAGCGGATATCCAGGGAAGGCGTGCTGAGGTATCTGCACGAGAGGCTCGGACTGTAG
- a CDS encoding DUF21 domain-containing protein gives MERRLRPYPLAYVGQQDRIWSRTMTLLILYALLALGVSFLCSLLEASLLSLPRSQVETLVAEGSPAGRSMKGLKENIDRPLAAILTLNTIAHTVGAAGVGAQAAVMFGDAAVGVASGVMTFAILVFSEIIPKTLGAVHAGRMVGMTAYIIRAMIVICLPMIVALEWMNRMIGYQRHREQISRMEVFATVRLGREGGALGDREFHVISNLMALGSVRVSEILTPRTVVFALPVEQPIAAAAEASPPIRFARIPVYRGTVEKIVGYVARYDLYKAAAEGRGEETLGAIRRPILFVPELGSVADALAQLLDRNEHIAAVVDEHGGFEGIVTLEDALETLLGQEIVDETDPVANMQRLAGKLAQRRATRIDRRD, from the coding sequence ATGGAACGTAGACTGCGGCCGTATCCCCTGGCATATGTCGGGCAGCAAGACCGCATCTGGAGCCGCACGATGACCCTGCTCATTCTCTACGCCCTGCTCGCCTTGGGCGTGTCCTTTCTTTGTTCCCTTCTTGAAGCGAGCCTCCTCAGCCTGCCCCGCAGTCAGGTTGAGACCCTGGTGGCGGAGGGTTCCCCCGCCGGACGAAGTATGAAGGGCCTGAAGGAGAACATCGACCGCCCGCTGGCAGCGATTCTGACGCTCAACACCATCGCCCACACCGTGGGCGCGGCCGGCGTCGGTGCTCAGGCCGCTGTAATGTTCGGCGACGCTGCCGTGGGGGTGGCGAGTGGCGTCATGACCTTCGCAATCCTGGTCTTCAGCGAGATCATCCCCAAGACGCTCGGGGCGGTGCATGCCGGCCGGATGGTGGGCATGACCGCGTACATTATCCGGGCCATGATCGTGATCTGTCTGCCGATGATCGTCGCGCTCGAATGGATGAACCGCATGATCGGCTACCAGCGTCATCGTGAGCAGATCAGTCGTATGGAGGTGTTCGCCACGGTTCGCCTGGGACGGGAAGGAGGCGCGCTCGGCGATCGCGAATTCCACGTGATTTCGAATCTCATGGCACTGGGCTCGGTACGCGTATCGGAGATCCTCACGCCGCGGACCGTGGTCTTCGCCCTGCCTGTTGAACAGCCAATCGCCGCGGCCGCGGAAGCCAGTCCTCCCATACGATTTGCGCGTATCCCGGTGTATCGCGGCACCGTCGAGAAGATCGTCGGTTACGTCGCTCGCTATGACCTTTACAAAGCGGCTGCGGAAGGACGGGGAGAAGAGACACTGGGCGCCATCCGCCGGCCGATACTTTTCGTACCCGAGCTTGGCTCCGTGGCGGATGCGCTCGCCCAGCTTCTTGACCGCAACGAACACATTGCCGCCGTGGTCGATGAGCACGGCGGATTCGAGGGCATCGTAACGCTCGAAGATGCCCTCGAAACGCTGCTGGGGCAGGAGATCGTCGACGAAACCGACCCAGTGGCCAACATGCAGCGCCTGGCCGGCAAGCTGGCGCAACGACGAGCGACGCGGATAGATCGACGGGACTGA